A single region of the Borrelia hermsii DAH genome encodes:
- a CDS encoding SUMF1/EgtB/PvdO family nonheme iron enzyme — protein sequence MLKENDGLDINEESLTVKLKPILGITPKIYVLFTIIILPLILVFSLILNAKLNNPGAYLKVKTNINNAHVYIDEKYIGRTPFQKYVNATKGTLKIQRFGFETYEKKIDIQNRLFTSYKFNIDLKLRDPSKIITQRQKELSVMTKIKNTSDNIKLIPVFSLIVNDLQNNPEYIKKFFKTSIPYIHSNTMFKDFFIAYKNIYSTNNNSNKEIWESLQQNFNLDNRSIIWFFENLDKEQQKQISNETWFKTLIEKLKNENKILNFESQTIDLYLKNFKKITSQNIESIQNYKLYSQDLTLKTTYKLKEFLIQNKNVTKAEYQDFLNENPKWALNNKDNLIKEELVDEGYLKTFKQMSSNEDITHISYHAAIEYAKWYSSNLPKGFKARLPISQEWELYQREVPKAIENLNINEISKKVGFWNLMQNPSFNESILFQDENDIYSASSHFNSLITEIRTYNYNNSSKLKPSTKASFLKYWSSPNIGFRLVIEKE from the coding sequence ATGCTCAAAGAGAATGATGGTCTTGATATTAATGAGGAATCGCTTACAGTAAAATTAAAACCAATATTAGGAATAACTCCAAAGATTTACGTTTTATTTACAATAATTATCCTACCCTTAATACTAGTATTTAGTTTAATCCTAAACGCCAAATTAAACAATCCTGGGGCATACTTAAAGGTAAAAACTAATATCAATAACGCACATGTCTATATAGACGAAAAATACATTGGAAGAACCCCATTTCAAAAATATGTAAATGCCACCAAAGGAACTTTAAAGATTCAAAGGTTCGGTTTTGAGACTTATGAAAAAAAAATTGACATACAAAATAGACTTTTCACAAGTTATAAATTCAATATTGATCTAAAACTAAGAGATCCTAGCAAGATCATTACACAAAGACAAAAAGAACTCTCGGTTATGACAAAAATTAAAAATACTAGCGACAATATAAAACTAATTCCAGTATTTTCATTAATTGTAAACGACCTACAAAATAACCCAGAATATATAAAAAAATTCTTTAAAACTTCCATTCCATATATACATTCAAATACAATGTTCAAAGATTTTTTCATAGCATACAAAAATATCTACTCAACAAACAATAACAGCAACAAAGAAATATGGGAATCTTTACAACAAAACTTTAATCTAGACAATAGATCAATAATTTGGTTTTTTGAAAATCTAGACAAAGAACAACAAAAACAAATATCCAACGAAACATGGTTTAAGACACTAATAGAAAAATTAAAAAATGAAAATAAAATATTAAACTTTGAAAGTCAAACCATAGATTTGTATCTAAAGAATTTTAAAAAGATAACATCTCAAAATATTGAAAGTATTCAAAATTACAAATTATATTCACAAGATCTTACACTCAAGACTACATATAAGTTAAAAGAATTTTTAATCCAAAATAAAAATGTGACTAAAGCTGAATATCAAGACTTTTTAAATGAAAATCCAAAGTGGGCACTAAACAATAAAGATAATTTGATCAAAGAAGAACTCGTAGATGAAGGTTACCTTAAAACTTTTAAACAAATGTCTTCAAATGAAGATATTACACACATATCTTATCATGCAGCAATAGAATATGCTAAATGGTATTCTTCAAATTTACCTAAAGGATTTAAAGCAAGACTTCCTATATCTCAAGAATGGGAATTATATCAAAGAGAAGTACCAAAGGCCATAGAAAATCTAAATATCAATGAAATATCTAAAAAAGTTGGATTTTGGAATCTAATGCAAAACCCAAGCTTCAATGAGTCCATATTATTTCAAGACGAAAACGATATATATTCTGCAAGCTCACACTTCAACTCACTAATCACTGAAATTAGAACATATAACTATAATAACAGCTCAAAACTTAAACCTTCAACTAAAGCTTCGTTCTTAAAATATTGGAGCTCTCCAAATATTGGATTTAGACTAGTTATTGAAAAGGAATAG
- a CDS encoding BB0027 family outer member beta-barrel protein encodes MKKNLLIVLTLLFLLHTNVKRIEAYSIDRKGNSVMEVDLSLGIPLFYNDLSSVSSSNLYPGGIGALKYRYHILSNLAIGLELRYLFNFDINHSFNLLNPDSGIGKTFSTVPITFLTTYVFDIGELLQIPIFSNIGFSLSSYGDKSDSISNLRTFDTMPVISIGSGILWNFNYQWALGITTAWWTMFEFGNSAKTGHFLLISLSVIVNINKL; translated from the coding sequence ATGAAAAAGAATCTTTTAATCGTACTCACCTTACTATTCTTGTTGCATACAAATGTGAAAAGAATTGAAGCATATTCAATTGATAGAAAGGGAAATTCTGTTATGGAAGTAGACTTAAGCTTAGGAATCCCCCTTTTTTACAATGATTTATCAAGCGTCTCCTCTTCAAATCTATACCCGGGAGGAATTGGAGCACTGAAATATAGATATCACATCCTAAGCAACTTAGCTATAGGTCTTGAGCTTAGATACCTGTTTAATTTTGACATCAATCATTCATTTAATTTATTAAATCCTGATTCTGGAATAGGTAAAACATTCAGTACAGTGCCTATCACATTCTTAACAACCTATGTATTTGACATAGGAGAGCTCCTTCAAATACCCATATTTTCAAATATAGGATTTTCTTTAAGCTCTTATGGGGATAAAAGTGACAGTATCTCAAATTTAAGAACTTTTGATACAATGCCTGTAATATCTATTGGTTCTGGAATCTTATGGAATTTCAATTATCAATGGGCTTTAGGAATTACAACTGCATGGTGGACAATGTTTGAATTTGGCAATTCGGCTAAAACCGGACATTTTTTACTAATATCACTCTCAGTAATAGTAAATATCAACAAATTGTAG
- the smpB gene encoding SsrA-binding protein SmpB, which translates to MDVNSLLLENKKARFNYFIEDKISCGIVLKGTEVKSIKLKKFSFNDSFASIKKDEIWLENLHIAKYKEGNIFNHEEIRHRKLLITKKEIQKLKKFKEKEGYTLIPISIYLKNSLIKVELGICKGKKLFDKREILKQKSIKKDLSREIKQYK; encoded by the coding sequence ATAGATGTGAACTCATTACTACTTGAAAACAAAAAAGCAAGATTCAATTACTTCATTGAAGATAAAATAAGTTGTGGAATTGTTTTAAAAGGAACTGAAGTTAAATCCATTAAATTAAAAAAATTTTCATTTAATGATAGTTTTGCCAGCATTAAAAAAGATGAAATATGGCTTGAAAATTTACATATAGCAAAGTATAAAGAAGGTAATATTTTCAATCACGAAGAAATAAGACACAGAAAACTTCTTATAACAAAAAAAGAAATACAAAAGTTGAAAAAGTTTAAAGAAAAAGAAGGATACACATTAATTCCTATCTCGATTTATCTAAAAAATTCATTAATAAAAGTAGAACTTGGGATATGTAAAGGCAAAAAACTATTTGATAAACGAGAAATATTAAAACAGAAAAGCATAAAAAAAGATTTAAGTCGTGAAATTAAACAATATAAATAA
- the ruvB gene encoding Holliday junction branch migration DNA helicase RuvB — translation MNLEEGSKLLNSDKNFLYDRNESELRPKFLRDFAGQSHIKENLSVFIKASRDRNEALDHVFLSGPPGLGKTTLASIIAVEMNTTIKVTSAPALDKPKDIVGILTTLDDKSILFIDEMHRLKPVIEEMLYIAMEDYKIDWIIGQGPAARTVRMSIPKFTLIGATTKPGKVASPLYARFGIVSRFELYSEDELVKIIQRNSIILNVKFEDKAAWLLAKSSRGTPRVANRLLRRMRDFAQVGGYDLITENIVSDGLEMLKIDHEGLDEQDRNILRSLILKFKGGPVGVETLAISVGETADSLEDFYEPYLILKGLIERTSRGRKATDFAYCHLNLNKNNHNDLGSEQDGYQGILF, via the coding sequence ATGAATTTAGAAGAGGGCTCTAAGCTTCTAAATTCTGACAAAAATTTTCTGTATGATAGGAATGAAAGTGAACTTAGACCAAAATTCCTTAGAGATTTTGCAGGACAATCTCACATTAAGGAAAATTTAAGTGTTTTTATAAAGGCATCTAGAGATAGAAATGAAGCACTTGATCATGTTTTTTTAAGTGGTCCCCCAGGGCTTGGGAAGACTACTCTGGCTAGTATTATTGCTGTTGAAATGAATACTACAATTAAGGTGACTTCAGCTCCAGCTCTCGATAAGCCAAAGGATATTGTTGGCATTTTAACGACTCTTGATGATAAGAGTATTTTATTTATTGATGAGATGCACAGGCTTAAGCCTGTAATAGAAGAGATGCTTTATATTGCAATGGAAGATTATAAGATAGACTGGATAATTGGACAAGGTCCTGCTGCAAGGACTGTAAGAATGTCAATTCCTAAATTCACTTTAATTGGTGCTACTACAAAGCCTGGAAAAGTGGCATCACCACTTTATGCTAGATTTGGGATTGTATCTAGATTTGAGCTTTATAGTGAAGATGAACTTGTGAAGATAATACAGAGAAATTCTATTATTTTAAATGTTAAATTTGAGGATAAAGCTGCCTGGCTTCTTGCAAAAAGCTCAAGAGGAACTCCTCGTGTAGCAAATAGGCTTTTAAGACGGATGAGAGATTTTGCACAAGTTGGTGGTTATGATTTGATTACAGAGAATATTGTGAGTGATGGACTTGAAATGTTAAAAATTGATCATGAAGGACTTGATGAACAAGATAGAAATATTTTAAGGAGTTTAATACTGAAATTTAAAGGTGGACCTGTTGGTGTTGAAACTTTAGCAATTTCTGTTGGTGAGACAGCAGATTCTCTTGAGGATTTTTATGAACCTTATCTTATTCTAAAGGGTCTAATTGAGAGGACTAGCAGAGGGCGCAAGGCTACTGATTTTGCATATTGTCATTTAAATTTGAATAAAAATAATCATAATGATTTAGGTAGTGAACAGGATGGATACCAAGGAATTTTATTTTGA
- the lepB gene encoding signal peptidase I, translated as MYLERLDRFANFLVEIIERYLTYRKKRKYFYKLKAKRRGFMLNFVLELLGASIFVLGINQYFLQAYRIPSGSMENTLQIGDLLFVDKFSYGPELLPGVFKIDGIKEPDEAEIVIFENVEYKSKGLFFDILHRLLYMLTFSFIDLDRDENGNPSVRFLVKRALFADGKLVRFRNGTVFVKKEGEESFTEENSYKAALGYNFGIKKLIEDSDYKVYDNLAMFIALNQLSVNLENISDFSFFNVREVDRFEVERLEYRYLVAFMPYVDYYMEKAIMRDYGIYVPYGYVLPVGDNRDNSYDGRFFGVIDKNKILGKAFFMYFPFSRIGFI; from the coding sequence ATGTATTTAGAAAGATTAGATAGGTTTGCTAATTTTTTAGTGGAGATTATTGAGAGATATTTAACTTATAGGAAGAAAAGGAAGTATTTTTATAAACTTAAAGCTAAAAGGCGAGGCTTTATGCTTAACTTTGTACTTGAACTTTTGGGTGCTTCAATTTTTGTTTTGGGAATAAATCAGTATTTTTTACAAGCGTATAGGATTCCATCAGGATCAATGGAAAATACCCTTCAAATTGGGGACTTGTTATTTGTGGATAAATTTTCTTATGGCCCTGAACTTTTGCCGGGAGTATTTAAAATAGATGGAATAAAAGAACCAGATGAAGCAGAGATTGTGATTTTTGAAAATGTTGAATATAAATCAAAAGGGCTTTTTTTTGATATTTTGCATAGATTGCTTTATATGTTGACTTTCAGTTTTATTGATCTTGATAGAGATGAAAATGGAAATCCTAGTGTTAGATTTCTTGTCAAAAGAGCGTTGTTTGCCGATGGTAAGCTTGTAAGATTTCGAAATGGAACAGTGTTTGTTAAAAAGGAAGGAGAAGAAAGTTTTACAGAAGAAAATTCTTATAAAGCTGCATTAGGATATAATTTTGGTATTAAGAAGCTCATAGAAGATTCGGATTATAAGGTTTATGATAATCTTGCTATGTTTATTGCATTAAATCAATTAAGTGTTAATCTAGAGAATATATCTGATTTTTCATTTTTTAATGTTAGGGAAGTTGATAGATTTGAAGTTGAAAGATTGGAGTATCGTTATTTGGTGGCTTTCATGCCATATGTTGATTATTACATGGAGAAGGCAATAATGAGAGATTATGGGATATATGTGCCTTATGGGTATGTATTGCCTGTTGGGGATAATAGAGATAATTCTTATGATGGTAGATTTTTTGGTGTCATAGATAAAAATAAGATTCTTGGTAAAGCTTTTTTTATGTATTTCCCTTTTTCTAGAATAGGTTTTATTTAA
- a CDS encoding DUF188 domain-containing protein: MLNKIFVDADSCNLEIIKFLQNFVLNRNADLILVANRHLSLKMSKNTSVKVVSDVDSFILELVDKNSMVVTRDILFVKNLLDLQIKVMNDEGQVFDTNNINYLYFRSRLNINLGIKVKKYFHEEVNRVRYSNFAMNFHRLFFS; the protein is encoded by the coding sequence TTGTTAAATAAAATTTTTGTTGATGCTGATTCTTGTAATTTAGAGATAATAAAATTTTTACAAAATTTTGTGTTAAATAGAAATGCGGATCTTATTTTAGTTGCAAATAGGCATTTAAGTTTAAAGATGTCAAAAAATACTTCTGTTAAAGTTGTAAGTGATGTTGATTCTTTTATTTTAGAATTAGTTGATAAGAATAGCATGGTGGTTACCAGGGACATATTATTTGTTAAAAACTTGTTGGATTTGCAAATTAAAGTTATGAATGATGAGGGTCAAGTTTTTGATACAAATAATATAAATTATTTGTATTTTAGATCTAGGTTAAATATTAATTTAGGTATTAAAGTTAAAAAATACTTTCATGAGGAAGTTAATAGAGTTCGGTATTCAAATTTTGCAATGAATTTTCATCGTTTATTCTTTAGTTAG
- a CDS encoding P13 family porin: MKKVLILMIIVFCTVVGFAQSYDEMASSSVEKMLLYEAYKKDPLIPFLLNCFVGFGIGSLAQGDITGGLLILGFDALGLGLLSYGAYSMVNSISASDGDKTSVVALSLVVLGGVTMTLTRLVEVILPFTHASSYNRRLQENLGITLGGFQPEVDMSFDEDARFMFELSFIKRY; encoded by the coding sequence ATGAAAAAAGTGTTGATTTTGATGATAATTGTCTTTTGTACTGTTGTTGGGTTTGCCCAAAGTTATGATGAGATGGCCTCTAGTAGTGTAGAAAAGATGTTGCTTTATGAGGCTTATAAAAAAGATCCTTTAATCCCTTTTCTATTGAATTGTTTTGTGGGTTTTGGGATAGGATCTTTAGCGCAGGGCGATATTACTGGTGGATTGCTGATTTTAGGGTTTGATGCTTTGGGCTTAGGTTTGTTAAGTTATGGTGCATATTCTATGGTTAACTCTATTTCTGCAAGTGATGGTGATAAGACATCAGTGGTTGCTTTATCTTTGGTTGTGTTAGGGGGGGTTACTATGACTTTAACGCGACTTGTTGAGGTTATCCTTCCCTTTACGCATGCGTCTAGTTACAATAGAAGGCTTCAAGAGAATTTGGGAATTACATTGGGAGGATTTCAACCTGAAGTTGATATGAGCTTTGATGAAGATGCTAGGTTTATGTTTGAACTTTCTTTTATTAAGAGATATTGA
- a CDS encoding YebC/PmpR family DNA-binding transcriptional regulator: MSGHSKWSTIKRKKGALDAKRNKIFTKLIREISIAAKMGGGDIDSNPRLRLAINKARVSNMPKDNIEKAIKKGIGDNTGAEYFELTYEAYALHGVALIIKCLTDNKNRTASEVRSVLSKNGASLGAPGSVSYMFHKKGLISYSLDKYPEDEIMELALEAGAEDIYSEGSQIEVITSAETFEAISSVLRTKFEEDIAEIALLPENKISLNKEQIDKVLSLIEKLEDFDDVQEVVHNLEIIDEID; the protein is encoded by the coding sequence ATGTCTGGTCATAGTAAATGGTCAACTATCAAGAGAAAAAAAGGTGCTCTTGATGCTAAGAGAAATAAGATTTTTACTAAATTAATTCGTGAGATAAGCATTGCTGCCAAGATGGGTGGAGGTGATATTGATTCTAATCCTAGGTTACGACTTGCTATTAATAAAGCTAGAGTTTCTAATATGCCTAAAGATAATATTGAAAAGGCAATAAAAAAGGGCATTGGAGATAATACAGGTGCTGAATATTTTGAGCTTACTTATGAGGCTTATGCGCTCCATGGTGTAGCTTTGATAATTAAGTGCTTAACTGATAATAAAAATAGAACGGCAAGTGAGGTACGCAGTGTCCTCTCAAAGAATGGTGCTTCTCTTGGAGCTCCAGGTTCTGTATCTTATATGTTTCACAAAAAAGGATTAATTTCGTATAGTTTAGATAAATATCCTGAAGATGAAATAATGGAGCTTGCATTAGAAGCAGGTGCAGAAGATATTTATAGTGAAGGTTCTCAGATAGAGGTTATAACAAGTGCTGAAACTTTTGAAGCTATTTCGTCTGTTTTAAGAACTAAGTTTGAGGAAGATATTGCAGAGATTGCTCTTCTTCCTGAAAATAAGATTTCTTTAAATAAGGAACAAATAGATAAAGTTCTTTCTCTTATTGAAAAATTAGAAGATTTTGATGATGTTCAAGAAGTTGTGCATAATTTAGAAATTATTGATGAGATTGATTAG
- a CDS encoding bifunctional 5,10-methylenetetrahydrofolate dehydrogenase/5,10-methenyltetrahydrofolate cyclohydrolase, with product MNNVFDGKLFANQYYLLLKEFLIHHDLGNKISLKVILANDNPASKLYVAVKERVSREIGINFYVIKLAEHSGQDNILQLIESENVNEDTDGIIVQLPLSNEIDVNMVLNSIVSTKDVDGLSAINLGKLILGDRKGFIPCTALAVLKVLFDKGIKISGKTVVVVGRSSLVGRPLSILLSCKPYDATVITCHSKSINLDLYVKQADIIISAVGKPKLIDASMIVGHPYVIDIGISRVDVDGNDVLVGDVDFESIKENVKFITPVVGGIGPVTVLMLMFNTIKAHLIRHNKFDVLEKLVKLVEV from the coding sequence TTGAACAATGTTTTTGATGGTAAACTTTTTGCAAATCAATATTATTTGTTATTGAAAGAGTTTTTAATACATCATGATTTAGGAAATAAAATTTCTTTAAAAGTTATTTTAGCAAATGATAACCCTGCAAGTAAACTTTATGTTGCTGTTAAAGAAAGAGTATCTAGAGAAATTGGTATTAATTTTTATGTTATTAAGTTAGCTGAGCATTCAGGACAAGATAATATTTTGCAATTGATTGAGTCTGAAAATGTAAATGAAGATACTGATGGAATTATCGTTCAATTACCTCTTTCTAATGAAATAGATGTAAATATGGTTTTAAACAGTATAGTAAGTACAAAGGATGTAGATGGACTTTCTGCTATTAATTTGGGTAAGTTGATTTTAGGTGATAGGAAAGGATTTATTCCTTGTACAGCCCTTGCTGTTTTGAAGGTTTTATTTGATAAGGGAATAAAAATCTCTGGTAAGACTGTTGTTGTGGTTGGAAGAAGTTCTCTTGTTGGGAGGCCTCTTTCTATCTTGCTTTCTTGTAAGCCCTATGATGCAACTGTGATTACTTGTCATAGTAAAAGTATTAATTTAGATCTTTATGTAAAACAAGCAGATATTATTATTTCTGCTGTTGGAAAACCTAAATTAATAGATGCTAGCATGATTGTTGGGCATCCTTATGTTATTGATATTGGTATTTCTAGGGTAGATGTTGATGGTAATGATGTTCTTGTAGGAGATGTTGATTTTGAATCAATTAAAGAAAATGTTAAATTTATTACTCCTGTAGTAGGTGGAATTGGTCCTGTTACAGTTCTTATGTTGATGTTTAATACAATTAAGGCGCATCTAATTAGACATAATAAGTTTGATGTCTTAGAAAAGTTAGTAAAGTTGGTGGAGGTTTGA
- the ruvA gene encoding Holliday junction branch migration protein RuvA gives MINKIYGKIIEKRESSIVIVALPFEFEVLVSSFCNAELRLLEDVEILTYLHLREDEIKLFGFLNVSEREVFEELISVDGIGPRAALRMLSGMKYDEFRDAIEREDVKRISTVKGIGNKVAGKIFLKLRGKLVKADELTSSVFKFKDLEQSIVNMGFDRKLVVAAIKEIMLIDEFLMLREVEQEQFLFRETLKRLSG, from the coding sequence ATGATCAATAAAATTTATGGTAAAATTATAGAGAAAAGAGAATCTAGTATTGTAATTGTAGCACTTCCCTTTGAATTTGAGGTTTTGGTTAGTTCTTTTTGTAATGCAGAATTGAGGTTGCTGGAAGATGTTGAAATATTAACTTATCTTCATCTTCGAGAAGATGAAATTAAACTTTTTGGGTTTTTAAATGTATCAGAGAGAGAAGTTTTTGAAGAACTTATTAGTGTTGATGGAATAGGACCAAGAGCGGCTCTAAGGATGCTATCTGGAATGAAATATGATGAATTTAGAGATGCAATTGAAAGGGAAGACGTTAAGCGTATTTCTACGGTCAAAGGCATTGGAAATAAAGTAGCAGGCAAAATATTTTTAAAACTTAGAGGAAAACTTGTTAAAGCTGATGAGTTGACCTCAAGTGTATTTAAATTTAAAGATCTTGAACAGTCAATTGTTAATATGGGTTTTGATAGAAAATTGGTTGTAGCTGCTATTAAGGAAATTATGCTTATTGATGAATTTTTAATGTTAAGAGAAGTTGAACAAGAACAGTTTTTATTTAGAGAAACTTTAAAAAGGCTTTCAGGTTAG
- the lepB gene encoding signal peptidase I has protein sequence MATYLTFEQRLLRKKRRQKLSKIVLLFLILNYVFTKFVLQIFTFQGDEMLPLITKNNSLIFVSKYMRSFFVPLKVDDIVLYEDLSLRGNFILNFFRDSFFLNKIFNTKSYKIARIAATQGDIVYVKGFDVLIHRKANNSYYLNGNLMSGYRLNDFFNFNEVIKCFVLKKNEFFLLNENLKILNDSRVFGPVKQSRILSFLALRIMDYKIVK, from the coding sequence ATGGCAACGTATTTAACTTTCGAACAAAGACTTTTAAGAAAAAAGAGAAGACAAAAGCTTTCTAAGATTGTTCTATTGTTTTTGATATTAAATTACGTTTTTACAAAATTTGTTTTACAAATTTTTACTTTTCAAGGTGATGAAATGTTGCCTTTAATAACAAAGAATAATAGTTTGATTTTTGTTTCAAAATATATGAGATCTTTTTTTGTTCCTTTGAAAGTGGATGATATTGTGCTTTATGAAGATTTAAGTTTAAGGGGAAATTTTATTTTAAATTTTTTCAGGGATTCATTTTTTTTAAACAAAATTTTTAATACCAAAAGTTATAAAATTGCAAGAATAGCTGCTACTCAAGGAGATATAGTTTATGTGAAGGGTTTTGATGTCTTGATTCATAGAAAAGCTAATAATTCTTATTATTTGAATGGTAATTTGATGAGTGGTTATAGATTAAATGATTTTTTTAACTTTAATGAAGTAATTAAGTGTTTTGTTTTAAAGAAAAATGAATTTTTTCTATTAAATGAGAATTTAAAGATTTTAAATGATTCTAGAGTATTTGGGCCTGTTAAACAATCCCGTATTTTGTCTTTCTTAGCATTAAGGATAATGGATTATAAAATTGTTAAATAA
- the bamB gene encoding outer membrane protein assembly factor BamB encodes MNKKDFTKFIMIILTLSVLSCSSESIFSQLSKLQKINSNNNILDSSSPSGISLVNDTLYIAAMHLFKKENGNIERVNFSNSYEFVIDLVNISGKTYLLVQNKNGQLELYSLEGNNWKLQFQKNLIPIKFLKSIGKNNIASAYILALGENGNQIILNINGNDQTPNGTTNNDKFYQISNNNNLITGRFAKIWQLNGGGVINVNSTNEIMAIIETSIRGFQETLLLTGREHDTPDNKFKIYSSKNNYKDPIFNRDGIGEFIAYFAREVNGTILIGSNNGFVELIKDKDTFALQPPSQSVLPGSYNGSQLSKTRLNDIIPISNETIYILTQGKGLWKIENKKLTKE; translated from the coding sequence ATGAATAAAAAAGATTTTACAAAATTTATAATGATAATATTAACACTGTCAGTTTTATCATGTTCAAGTGAATCTATCTTTTCTCAGCTTAGCAAGTTGCAAAAAATAAATAGCAATAATAACATCTTAGACAGCTCAAGTCCAAGTGGCATCTCATTAGTCAATGATACCCTTTATATCGCAGCTATGCATTTATTTAAAAAAGAAAATGGAAATATTGAAAGAGTAAATTTTAGCAACTCTTATGAATTTGTAATTGACCTTGTCAATATATCAGGAAAAACATACTTATTAGTTCAAAACAAAAATGGACAACTAGAACTCTACTCTCTTGAGGGTAACAATTGGAAACTTCAATTTCAAAAGAATCTAATTCCAATTAAATTCTTAAAATCAATAGGTAAAAATAATATTGCTTCAGCTTATATTCTAGCATTAGGAGAAAATGGCAATCAAATTATTCTAAATATAAATGGAAACGATCAAACTCCCAACGGCACAACCAATAATGATAAATTTTATCAAATATCAAATAACAATAATTTAATTACTGGAAGATTTGCAAAAATTTGGCAACTAAATGGTGGCGGAGTGATAAATGTCAACTCAACAAATGAAATAATGGCAATAATAGAAACAAGCATCCGAGGATTTCAAGAAACACTATTACTAACTGGAAGAGAGCATGATACACCGGATAACAAATTCAAAATATACTCAAGCAAAAATAACTACAAAGATCCAATATTCAATCGCGATGGAATAGGAGAATTTATTGCATACTTTGCAAGAGAAGTTAATGGAACAATACTTATCGGAAGCAATAATGGATTTGTAGAACTTATAAAAGATAAAGATACATTTGCTCTGCAACCACCCTCACAATCTGTATTGCCAGGCTCTTACAATGGTTCACAATTAAGCAAAACAAGACTTAATGATATTATACCCATATCAAATGAAACAATTTATATACTAACCCAAGGAAAAGGATTATGGAAAATTGAAAATAAAAAACTAACTAAAGAATAA